A DNA window from Drosophila biarmipes strain raj3 chromosome 2R, RU_DBia_V1.1, whole genome shotgun sequence contains the following coding sequences:
- the LOC108036290 gene encoding uncharacterized protein LOC108036290, whose product MAFSTSVSVIFLISAIGCWVSVSGDLRADLKDFVALVPRRRIGFIAARYYIFDPKFRQAVEFVRSDDFITTWKQVRAAPDFVDIINYLTEYGSGFDITTLVDSLPNRLRAYQLSRTVPVELMLRRDLTTFLRDVIQSLPRTRIYSLMSQKMRQSSEFAKLYKSLRNPEFKELVQRARRSGQLQAPIKKLNQKSINVDELIQVLFEVISWGPQIS is encoded by the exons ATGGCTTTCTCCACCTCCGTGTCGGTTATTTTTCTGATCTCCGCTATCGGTTGTTGGGTCTCAGTTTCTGGGGACTTGCGAGCGGATCTTAAGGATTTTGTAGCCCTGGTTCCCCGTCGAAGAATTGGCTTTATCGCCGCCAGATACTATATCTTCGATCCCAAGTTCCGTCAGGCAGTCGAGTTTGTGCGGAGCGATGACTTTATAACGACCTGGAAGCAAGTGCGAGCCGCTCCCGACTTTGTGGATATCATTAACTATCTGACCGAGTACGGTTCGGGCTTTGATATCACAACTCTTGTGGATAGTTTGCCCAACCGACTGCGTGCCTATCAACTGTCGCGCACTGTACCCGTGGAACTTATGCTGCGCCGCGATTTGACTACTTTCCTTCGGGATGTTATTCAAAGTTTGCCAAGGACCAGAATCTATTCGCTAATGTCACAGAAAATGCGACAGAGCAGCGAATTCGCCAAACTCTACAAGTCTCTACGGAATCCAGAGTTTAAGGAGCTAGTGCAGCGTGCCAGG cgTTCCGGTCAACTGCAAGCGCCAATAAAGAAATTGAATCAAAAAAGCATAAACGTTGATGAACTAATCCAAGTCCTCTTTGAGGTAATCAGTTGGGGTCCTCAGATTTCTTAG
- the LOC108036208 gene encoding serine protease grass, producing MDGIFAYEPQIYLRWIAWFVLTAAHCFRDQTATIFVRLGENDSSRRIDCDNYDCAPAPTEYWVMQKFVHPYYKTAHYYDIALVKLNQNVIYSESIRPICVMLNPKWQGYLDSIRYFIISGWGATNYTDVSEKLQITKVPQIDRLTCRSWYGYVVDRTHICAGESKRYVGKGDSGGPLGSMVNYGFSRRFFQFGIVSHLRKPFQGVSVFTNILSYSNWIYQTIVVNASS from the exons ATGGATGGCATATTTGCATACGAACCCCAGATTTATTTGCGGTGGATCGCTT GGTTTGTCTTGACAGCTGCTCATTGCTTTAGGGATCAAACTGCTACAAT ATTTGTTCGACTGGGGGAGAACGATTCAAGTCGACGCATTGATTGCGATAACTACGATTGTGCACCGGCACCTACAGAATACTGGGTGATGCAAAAGTTCGTACACCCGTACTACAAAACAGCCCACTATTATGATATAGCTCTGGTTAAACTTAACCAGAACGTTATATACTCAG AAAGCATTCGACCGATTTGCGTGATGTTGAACCCCAAATGGCAAGGATATCTGGACTCCATTCGCTACTTCATTATATCCGGTTGGGGTGCCACGAATTACACAGATGTGAGCGAGAAACTGCAGATTACCAAAGTTCCCCAGATTGATCGTCTGACCTGTCGCTCCTGGTACGGCTATGTCGTCGATCGTACCCACATTTGTGCCGGCGAGAGTAAACGTTATGTGGGCAAGGGCGATTCTGGTGGACCCCTGGGAAGTATGGTGAACTATGGCTTCAGTAGACGTTTCTTTCAGTTCGGCATCGTAAGCCATCTGCGAAAACCCTTTCAAGGCGTTTCAGTATTTACGAATATTTTGAGTTACTCGAACTGGATCTACCAAACTATTGTTGTCAATGCCAGCTCTTAA
- the LOC108036207 gene encoding chymotrypsin-like protease CTRL-1: MMQSTLVVLLCLIIVNQVLHGSAKLLDPQCGLSPIQRRIVGGSTAELNSAPWMVFLHDQRVFICGGSLITKDFVLTAAHCVLPTPNRLLARLGEYDWTTEPDCYNRFVCAPPYRDYTVTKIYTHPRYTSIANHDIALLKLNQSVVFTETIRPICVLMHENPDEWYWYVDAVKEFTLSGWGATEMYSVSPRLQTVNLTQTERGICHDQHAPNVDHTHICAGNNYTYACTGDSGGPLVTTVYYDEREIHAQVGIVSSGSENCRGITVFTNVLSFTQWIAQTISYDERYMCSG, translated from the exons ATGATGCAGAGCACTCTTGTTGTGCTGCTTTGTTTGATTATCGTCAACCAAGTTTTGCACGGCTCGGCCAAATTACTTGATCCACAATGTGGCTTGAGCCCAATTCAAAGAAGAATAGTTGGAGGGTCCACTGCTGAACTGAACTCAGCTCCATGGATGGTATTTCTACATGATCAAAGGGTATTTATTTGCGGAGGTTCTCTAATTACGAAGG ATTTTGTTCTAACCGCTGCACATTGTGTTCTTCCCACTCCCAATCGATT ACTGGCTCGGTTGGGCGAGTACGATTGGACCACAGAACCAGACTGTTATAATCGCTTTGTATGTGCCCCACCTTACAGAGATTACACGGTTACTAAAATCTACACACACCCGCGGTACACGTCGATTGCCAACCATGACATAGCTCTGCTAAAACTGAACCAGTCAGTGGTATTCACAG AGACCATACGACCTATATGTGTGTTAATGCATGAAAATCCGGATGAATGGTATTGGTATGTGGATGCGGTTAAGGAGTTCACTCTGTCCGGCTGGGGTGCTACAGAAATGTATTCGGTTAGCCCCAGGCTCCAAACCGTCAATCTCACCCAAACCGAAAGGGGAATCTGTCACGATCAACATGCTCCCAACGTCGATCACACCCATATCTGTGCCGGAAATAACTATACCTATGCCTGCACCGGAGATTCCGGTGGGCCGCTCGTAACGACGGTTTACTATGACGAAAGAGAGATCCATGCTCAGGTCGGGATTGTTAGTAGTGGCTCGGAAAATTGCAGAGGGATAACCGTCTTCACCAATGTGTTAAGCTTTACTCAGTGGATTGCGCAGACCATTTCATATGACGAGAGATACATGTGTTCTGGttaa
- the LOC108036255 gene encoding cytosol aminopeptidase, translating to MTRSQVISCMRRSTLGLFRGQRALVLAKGPGFQQVRCKGEDGGCNTCNLQGVVVGLYAKDGDKGLKLTPGGEKFDDRVSGKITELIKESGLNGELGVGRLFQNIDKEYWAVAVVGLGKEGAGYNAEEVIDEGMENVRVCSAVGARALQMQGCTTCHVDGMEYPEQAAEGAAMAVWRYNVNKRKKNRLAIPKLELYGSTDQDAWTRGLFKAESQNLARRLADTPANQMTPSIFAQATVDALCPCGVSVEVRSMDWIETQNLNSFLMVAKGSCEPPIILEVSYCGTSPEERPILMLGKGLTFNSGGLCLHPKKGMDEYRGAVSGAAVCVAAIRAAAALSLPINVSAVLPLCENMPSGMATKPGDVVTLLNGKTMRIKDISLAGTVLLADPLLYAQSTFKPKLVVEVGSMASGIRKGLGASATGLWTNNSFLWKNFQKAGALTGDRLWRMPLWKYFRNLVTPLSSYDICSTGRGHASSCLAAAILFELVPCSDWVHLDTHGTGMLAQHGVPPYLLKDCMTGRPTRSIIQFLYQMACK from the exons ATGACTCGATCGCAGGTGATCTCTTGCATGCGCCGCTCCACCTTGGGATTGTTCAGGGGCCAAAGggcacttgtccttgccaaaGGACCAGGTTTCCAGCAG GTGAGGTGCAAAGGCGAGGATGGGGGCTGCAACACCTGCAATTTGCAAGGCGTTGTAGTGGGCCTCTATGCCAAGGACGGTGACAAGGGTCTGAAGCTTACCCCGGGTGGCGAAAAGTTCGACGACCGTGTAAGCGGCAAGATCACGGAACTGATCAAGGAATCTGGACTCAATGGTGAACTCGGAGTGGGTCGACTCTTCCAGAACATAGACAAGGAGTACTGGGCCGTGGCGGTTGTTGGCCTGGGCAAGGAAGGCGCTGGCTACAATGCCGAGGAGGTCATCGACGAGGGCATGGAGAATGTCAGGGTGTGCTCTGCCGTCGGAGCAAGGGCCCTCCAGATGCAGGGTTGCACCACTTGCCATGTGGACGGCATGGAGTACCCAGAGCAGGCTGCCGAAGGAGCTGCCATGGCCGTGTGGCGGTACAATGTGAACAAGCGCAAGAAGAACCGCCTGGCCATTCCGAAGCTGGAGCTCTATGGCTCCACGGATCAGGATGCCTGGACCAGGGGTCTCTTCAAGGCCGAGTCCCAGAATTTGGCCCGTCGTTTGGCAGACACACCCGCCAACCAGATGACCCCCTCTATCTTCGCCCAGGCCACCGTGGATGCACTGTGCCCCTGTGGCGTTTCGGTGGAAGTACGATCGATGGATTGGATCGAGACCCAGAACCTCAACTCGTTTCTCATGGTGGCGAAGGGCTCGTGCGAGCCTCCCATCATTCTGGAGGTCAGCTACTGCGGCACTTCGCCGGAGGAGCGGCCCATCCTGATGCTCGGCAAGGGTCTGACCTTCAACAGCGGTGGCCTGTGTCTGCATCCGAAGAAGGGCATGGATGAGTACCGAGGAGCAGTTTCCGGGGCAGCAGTCTGTGTGGCAGCCATTCGGGCAGCAGCTGCTCTATCCCTGCCCATAAATGTATCCGCAGTTCTGCCCCTGTGTGAGAACATGCCCTCGGGAATGGCCACCAAGCCGGGTGATGTGGTCACCCTGCTCAACGGCAAGACCATGAGGATCAAGGACATCTCACTGGCCGGAACCGTCCTGCTGGCGGATCCCCTGCTCTACGCCCAGTCGACATTCAAGCCCAAGTTGGTGGTGGAAGTGGGCTCGATGGCCAGTGGTATACGCAAAGGACTGGGTGCCTCGGCCACCGGCTTGTGGACCAATAACTCCTTCCTGTGGAAGAACTTCCAGAAGGCAGGAGCTCTCACCGGAGACAGGCTGTGGCGCATGCCACTGTGGAAGTACTTCCGCAATCTAGTGACCCCTCTCTCCTCCTACGACATCTGCTCCACGGGAAGGGGACACGCCTCCTCCTGCCTGGCCGCTGCCATCCTCTTCGAACTGGTTCCCTGCTCCGACTGGGTCCACCTGGACACCCACGGCACCGG